In Tripterygium wilfordii isolate XIE 37 chromosome 17, ASM1340144v1, whole genome shotgun sequence, the genomic window ttttcttcaaattacCAGCCTTTCTTGTATAAAATCCAACctaaaatcaaagagaaaacCACTATGAGTTTCATGATCTACTTACTAAACTGACATAACTACAAAAGAATACAATAAGCATCAATTTCAGGAAATCAAATGCCTCTGTAAGAATGTTAATCCATCAGGTTTGTCCTTGAGTCTGAAGTTACTCAAATCCATTTTAAGAATACAAAGCATTTACTTCATAAACCCTGAGAAAGACTTACCGGATAAATCAATCCTTTGATGGTTGCTTCATCAGCTTTGATAATGGCATCAGGTGTAAGCAGGCCATTCTGCAGGAGGCGCTGGATTGCTCCTGCACATCAAAAGTAACTTTTGTGAACAGTGTGATTAGCAAGTCTATGGCCCAAGTTTACACTTACTTTGAAACCCTGAACTCTTTCATCCAGCTAACTTGTTTCCATGTCCTAGTTTTCCTAATCAAACAGTAAAGTTTATTGTGTTTTAGCTCAGATACAGTCCATCAAACAGCAGAGTTTATTGTGTTTTAGCTCAGATATGGTCCTCGACACCTTGTTCATTAGTCATCAGTGCTCTCTAGAAAAAACTACAGTTCTTTTACTTTCATTTCTCAAAGTAGATACTCTTTTCTGCTTAATACTGACCACCTCATTTTCTGCTTAATACTGACCGCCTCATCAGTGGAGAGTAAGAGATTTCCAAGAATCTATCACATATGCTCCAATAAGAACTAGCTATTTCTGCTTAGTACTGACCACCTCATTTTCTGCTTAATACTGACCGCCTCATCTGTGGAGAGTAAGAGATTTCCAAGAATCTATCACATATGCTCCAATAAGAACTAGCTATCTTTGTCAGCAGCACCAAATTTGTAGCAGCAAGAACTAACCATGAGTTACATTGTCCTTGGTTTGGCTCGACAGAAGTGAAGAAACAAGCACAGCAAATCTTCTTTCCTAAATTTGAAAAGAACAGAGTAAATAAAAGCTGAACCAAACTAACACCACAGTAAATCTTCCTACTTTAACAAATCTTTTCACAATGCATAAATCCATAGTACAAATATATACGTAAGGATTGAGATGCTCAATAAGAACATAGGAAGCAATTATTCTTTCTTGGCCTCCATCTATCAAATCTCAAGACAAAGAACATTATTATCTGCTAAATATAAAATGTATTTTTGCACAGATTTATACCATGATCCAAGAAAAATTGTTAAGTGAAAGCCAGAGGAGAAATAGCCGTGCATGGTTATAGGCCTCCCATAGATTAGGGACACAAGACAGGAGACCTATTTTGATACCAAAGTTCCTGGGAGCCAACAGAAAGAACAGTTCAACAGATGTACAAATATATCTTCAAATGACACATTTGTACTGCAAGCTTGATAGCTATTTGACAGGCAGTCTCATCACAGTGTTAGCTAAAAGAGAATTTACCCTATATAACAAACTTCCGTCGTGCAATAGTACAAATGAACATAAAAAGAAGATGTAATCCtagcaggaaaaaaaagaacatagaACACGCTGTAAACCAAGAAATTTAAGTAAAGGCATCCAAACTATCATGACAGAGGAAACCCCACTAAATACagccaaaaaaatgaaacaactaCAGTATTGCacattatataattatatactctATTGCAAACTTTGCTCCAGCATTGTTACCTTCACAGCTAATAAAGACATTCTCAAATTCCTTAAGTAAATAAGTTCTTTCTTCAACCAAACATAACCAGATTCAGAAGAATAAAGAATTATACCTTGGGAGGAAGAGAACTGCCAGCCTTCTCACATCCCATAGAGTCCACTGGTGCATCTTCAGAGGATCTCATTTTGCAAATGCCTTCAAGTACTCTTTCCCAGTTTGCAGGTGGTTCCCCTGTATGTCGAAAGAAGCatcatttagtattctttaGGTTTAAAAGGCCATCGATTCAAATACCAGTATGCATCATAAATGGGGACTTGATATTGCCATTTTATCAGAGATCAACTCAACAGAAGCCAACTGACATATCAGCCAACGAACTATTACGTTACTGCAAACCCATATCTACCAGCAGAATCCTGAAAAGCAGAGCATAAATGGATACTGTAATATGGAAAGGAAGAAcctgtggcctagtggtaaagttgcttcaCCACAAAATAGGGGTCACAACTCACACGGTCAAATCCTAGAAATAGAGGGATTAGGCTGCTTTCAGCATTCCCATTCCCAATTTCGCCTCCATGGCAAGATACTTGTGAACAGGATCTGTTCAACTATGAAAGAgatcaaaatattatatttcttGTCTCTGCAAATATAACATTCTACGATTAACTGCAGTATGAGTAAAAAACAGCAATCAGTACGAGAACATCAAGTTCATGTTTCGGTAATTATGTGTGACAAGGTGCAAGAACTGGCAACTGCCTTTAACTGCATGGACCGGTTGCCATATTAAGCTGTATTGCATGAAAAGGGATGCAAATAAAAATATCCAATATGGCTTCCCCTGCCCTTTTTGAGCTATCTTGTACAAAAGAACTCATCAGAAAAATTATACCACATAGTTTATAGTTCATTATTCCAATTAGGAACACAATTTCCACCAAGAGCGGGAGTCACAGATAATTGCTTTGTATAAACTAACCACCATAAACAAACAGAAATTTGTGTATGAAACTACCTTCTCCTTCATTAGCTAAAAGAAGAACAGTTGACAACCACAAACTATTTCTGCATTTACCTGCTTTCTTCATAGCAGAAGCTACTATAGCTCCCTCTGGAAGCACCTTCGTGGAGGGTTCTGCAGAAGCATTTCTATGAGAAAATTCCTAGGCCAGGAAGCAAAAGTGCACTAAACTGTTGTCCAATTGCAACTtacaagttgctagtttacatCAAAACTAATAGAATTCAAACACTTTCCATGATCTCATGGAATATCTACAAAGCCACCGTGCCTCTAGCAGGAGAGCGCATGTGTAAAggaataagaatcaaagagtaaatgcaagagagagagaaaagttcATTATTTCATATCATATTTATTCTAGGATTAGATTATTTCTCAAAATGGACATCCATAATAATAACAGAAAAACCACTCCAACCATGTGTTGTAAGCATAATCATCCCATCAAGTAAGCCAAACTATACAATTCATGTTGACTCCAAGTGGAAAGGTAAATATTTCTCTTTCGACACTTGTTTCCCCATTGTGTCTCTCAAATCATGATCAAAAGTccacaaagaaaaggaaacgtTGAATATTTGTCATTTCCTGACTTTGTAAACTATCggatagaaaagaaaaatatttttcatcaaaCTTAAGACAAGAAATCTATgttttagaaataaaaaatagcaagttacagAAAGAACTCAGCATTTCCATGTTGCAAAGCTAAGGAGCACTTGCTACTCGAGATAGTTGGAATCACAAATAGTATTACATTTTACAAAACACAATGGACCTTTTAACGGATGGAGTATATACCAAGCTTTAAACtttaaatagaaaaagaaagataaaactATAATACAACTTTCTGAACAGCATTGAACAACTAAAGTCATTGCATATCGTCACGGTAACAGCAATACTATTTTTCATTCTGATTCAGTTCATCTTCTTCACTGTTGTCCTAACTCCCTAGTGTTTCATGCCAAATACATGCTCACAGCATCCAATCTTTCTCCAAAGCTTGTCAAACATAAAGCCAGTGAGTCTAGACTTTTATCTACCGTCATATGAGCAAGAGAAATTATACAAACAGGCAGCAGTGCATGCATGAATGAACATCCCCCATTAAGATTACAAGTCATCATAGCATGTCGAGAGAAGGCACTCACTGGACTTGACAGATCCATTTGCTTTTCTATATGCAAATTCTTCAATGTCTGGTAGACCACATTGCTGCATAGAAAACATTATCTAAGACTACAATGTTTCACTCAAATCAATATGCACTTGTAGAGCCTGATATTTCTTCTCAGATTATGCCTAAGAAACTCCAAGTATTGTATGTCATCTAATGTACTTGTTCCAAAACATGTTATAAGATATAACGAAAAACACTCTCTGCCAAATTTATTGAAAGATAATACCCAATTACAGACTGAGCTATCAAAAGGTCCCAGAAATTGTAACATGGAATAAGAAGTCAATCAGGCCAAAAAAATGCACAGATTTTAACTTCTTAAAGAACATGTATAGAGAGAGATGTATAGTTACTTTTGGCTGTTCAGTTCCAACTTCGAActctttctttattcttttcttccTCATGAAAACCCGAATCTCGGGCGTAGAAGCGCCACTCAGTGAATCAGTGCctaaaaatcaatggaaaaaatgaaaattttttttataagaacaCTACTCTATGTATACTTTCTCTCTTACGTGGTTCTGAGTCTGAATTGGAAACTTCAGACTTGCATCGAAGTCGAAGCGCTGACGAGAATCTTGTTTTGGGCattttgtagataaaatttcttaaTTCAGAAATCGTTGATGATGGGATTCTATGCGAACACCCTGCGCCTGCGGGAAGGAGAGGCATTtctgggaaaagaaaaaagaagaaaacattaTATAGGCAGTCAAAACGGCAACGTATGTAGGATTATCCTGCCAGACGATCCCTTATCCGACATCGCTGGAAAAAAGCCCACTGTTTTCCCGCCATTAAATCATCATTCcatttccttccttccttcgtATCTCTTGAGATCGAATCAGAGCAAGGAAAAGTAGTGGAAGTAATGGCTTCCATAATTTTCTCGAGCGCGAACCTAACGATCGCAAATTGCAATCGCATTCCTTGCTTAAAATTCGCAATTGCCAAACCCTCCCTTAAATTTCCGATCTCGTCCAAACCGATCCGTTCTCTCAGGTCTCAGTCTACTTCACGCATACAAATCagcgaagaagatgaagagggcCTTGTGGTTGAGGACCTTAGGGTCCCAGACCACTGGTTGCTCCCTTCGAAGGCATTGGAGGTACATCTTCTTGAACTCGTGTAAACCCTATCACATTCCCTTTACAACTGAGTTTAAAGTGCAAGATTTTGTGGGATTACCTGATTTTGGTGAAAACATAGTCGCTAGATATGGAAGGTGATTACTGATTCAGTGATTTGAATTGTATATATCATCATCTGGGGTTTGCTAATTAGGAATAGTTGTATTTGAATTTGAGTAGATTCAGAAGTTTCTTACTAATTAGGACAAGGGAAGCTATAAAATTACTGAGTTTGATTTTTAGGATGTCTTTGGTTATCAACCCTTCTATAGATTTCAAGTTGCTAGAATTGTTCAACATTAGAAAGGCAGATATCTGATTGTGGATTTAGTACTTACATTACAGCTGTTTTTGCCTTTATATGAAATTCATGTATAATTTTGACTATCCAAATCTTAACATTTTTTCCCAAATAGGTTCACACCTCACAGCCCATCTAATAACAGGTCGATTCAGACAAAAGATATCATTGTTTAACTGTGAAGTTCTTTAGCCAGATGATTGCTAACCGTTGCAATTTGTGGGTGCGTGTGTGCTTGCAAGTGCACTATGTTGAAGCATGCACTGTAATTGTGGAAAATATTTCTTTGACAGAGAGTAAATTTTTGAGAGTTTCATAATGACTCAGCTTAATATTCTATGAACATGAAATTTCTAGGGTCTAGAATGGCAGTGGTCATACTACAATTGGGGCTGAATTAAGTGAATGCTTTGAGTTTTGGGGTTTGTTGAGATAATTCATGAATAGTGTTTGTGAAAAAGCTGATTGTACGTGGATTCATTTGGCTTGTGAAAGTAGTATATGGGGTTGTGGGACAAGTTTCTTTCTGATTGTTCATGAAATTGCTTGCAAAATTAGGAAATGGAATGATCTATGTGTTGCCTAGATTATTAACTCTAGGAATTTTTTCCAAGATCTTGCTGTTGTATATCTGTAGAATACTAGTTATTTTAGACCTAACAGGAGTCAGAATTTCATTAACTAATGTAAGAACTAAGAAATTTGGATTGCATTCAATAAGTTCTTTTACCTAGAGCAACTAACGTCTACCAAATATATGGGTTCCCAAATATAACCATTCCTGAAAATTTCAATTATCTAAATCAGTAGCATTAATCTAAAGAAACACAGAGATAAGTATCTTCACTGATCAAAAAGTAGGCCATTAAGCTTCAAATGGCTCACATTCAATTTAAACCTAAAATAACTAAATTTCATGGACAATTAgctgtttctttttttgaaaagaaaattttaaggaCTTTGTTGTTGTTTGCCTTTATGTTATGTAGCTTGAAAGTGTCCCTCTGTTCAGGAATCAGAATGGCTCAGGGTTACTCTGCATAAGTGGTTGGATGATGAGTACTGCCCTGAGGAAACTAATGTGGAAATCAGTAAGGTTGCTGCTCAATCATACTATGAATCTTTGCTAGACAAACAGACTGACTTGGGTGAGATTTTGTTGAAGATAGCTCGAGATTTGGAATCTATATCCTATAAAGAAAGCTTTCACGGGGCATTCTCATCAGCAAATGCTGCAGTAAACTTAATTGCTCAACGGATAGAGCAAGAATAGTTGTTTGACCACTTCGAAGGTAAAATTTCATACAAACTAAGCACTGTTTAGCAGGCTAATTATTATGCTGGTCCTGTTCAATTTAGTTAGCTTTCCTTAAGTTCGATGTCATATCGCTATTCTCCGTGAACTTTGAGTATGTCACTCTAAGCTTGTTTTAGAACAATTCTGATCGCATATCTGGATACATTCTGTAAATTTGCCTCTGAGTTGATCAACAAGATCCTTCATTCTCTTTATCATGCACTGATAGATCAGCAGAGTGTTATTTTTCTCTCCTTAAGGCAAAATGGTTGCACATTTCAGTGACTGAGAGCTATGATTACCCTCTTTTTTAGAGCTTACTTCTTGCACA contains:
- the LOC119982983 gene encoding endonuclease III homolog 1, chloroplastic-like, with the protein product MFSPKSEMPLLPAGAGCSHRIPSSTISELRNFIYKMPKTRFSSALRLRCKSEVSNSDSEPRTDSLSGASTPEIRVFMRKKRIKKEFEVGTEQPKQCGLPDIEEFAYRKANGSVKSKPSTKVLPEGAIVASAMKKAGEPPANWERVLEGICKMRSSEDAPVDSMGCEKAGSSLPPKERRFAVLVSSLLSSQTKDNVTHGAIQRLLQNGLLTPDAIIKADEATIKGLIYPVGFYTRKAGNLKKIAEICLKKYDGDIPNSLEDLLLLPGIGPKMAHLVMNTGWNNVQGICVDTHVHRICNRLGWVSRRGTKQKTLTPEETREALQLWLPKDEWAPINPLLVGFGQTICTPLRPRCGMCGVNEFCPSAFKDTSSPSAKLKKSGVSEKL
- the LOC119982989 gene encoding uncharacterized protein LOC119982989, translated to MASIIFSSANLTIANCNRIPCLKFAIAKPSLKFPISSKPIRSLRSQSTSRIQISEEDEEGLVVEDLRVPDHWLLPSKALEESEWLRVTLHKWLDDEYCPEETNVEISKVAAQSYYESLLDKQTDLGEILLKIARDLESISYKESFHGAFSSANAAVNLIAQRIEQE